In Acidianus brierleyi, one genomic interval encodes:
- the ndhC gene encoding NADH-quinone oxidoreductase subunit A — protein sequence MSFTQAIVAFGLPSILVLIAGYGGYKLLSLIVPNEPSPVKTSRFEAGNIPTGEGRLWFPLQYYGYLLIYTSLEPILVLLFTVASVPFYLSSLLFRNILIIISSFIAILYPILVYSVNQINMILNWELRR from the coding sequence ATGTCATTCACACAAGCTATAGTTGCTTTTGGTCTTCCTTCAATATTAGTTTTAATAGCAGGATATGGTGGATACAAGTTACTTTCACTTATTGTTCCTAATGAGCCGTCTCCTGTAAAAACTAGCAGATTTGAGGCTGGTAATATACCTACTGGAGAAGGAAGACTTTGGTTTCCATTACAATATTATGGATATCTTTTAATATATACATCATTGGAACCAATTTTGGTTTTACTTTTTACTGTGGCTTCTGTGCCATTTTATCTATCCTCATTATTATTTAGAAATATTCTGATAATTATATCGTCTTTTATAGCAATTTTATATCCAATATTAGTTTATTCTGTAAATCAAATAAATATGATACTAAATTGGGAGTTGAGGAGATAA
- the nuoH gene encoding NADH-quinone oxidoreductase subunit NuoH, giving the protein MDALGILRFYILYPSFFVTIIFPGLIFASILLLTTIWFERKSAARLQMRIGPYYASKRIGGFLQLVADAIKFVFSEMIIPSEVNQTLYTLAPVLMLAVSFIPIAVIPISSIPASGSVFSIYFKDFYDPNISQGVLTGIFVNYNILLILALESIYPIFIIFLAWVTNNRFALVGAVRETYLSVSYDVILLMSTLAMAIEFHTLDIAKIVSYGIPGFVVNPIAGFLFFVAMLLGTSRFPFDITEADTELVIGPYTEYSGFLFVLTMAGSYLGNFVYALVFSDVFLSGWYPLSGFPGAVLTVFKAVIVLFFSVFLRGVYGRYRIDQALRGSWKYLFPLALVSIFLGMVVGYLWIK; this is encoded by the coding sequence ATGGACGCGCTAGGTATTTTAAGATTCTATATTCTCTATCCTTCATTTTTTGTTACAATAATTTTCCCTGGATTAATATTTGCTTCAATTTTATTGCTAACTACAATTTGGTTTGAAAGAAAATCTGCAGCCAGACTTCAAATGAGAATTGGCCCATATTATGCTTCGAAGAGAATAGGCGGTTTTCTGCAATTAGTAGCAGATGCTATTAAATTTGTTTTTTCTGAGATGATAATACCATCAGAAGTTAATCAGACTCTCTATACTTTGGCTCCTGTTTTAATGTTAGCCGTTTCCTTTATTCCTATAGCAGTTATCCCTATATCTAGTATTCCAGCATCAGGTTCTGTATTTTCCATATATTTCAAAGATTTTTATGATCCCAATATCTCACAAGGTGTTTTAACTGGAATTTTTGTTAATTATAATATTTTGCTGATTTTAGCTCTCGAGTCCATTTACCCTATTTTCATAATATTTCTTGCATGGGTTACTAATAATAGGTTTGCATTAGTAGGGGCAGTTAGAGAAACTTATCTTTCAGTAAGTTATGATGTAATATTGTTAATGTCTACATTAGCTATGGCTATAGAATTTCATACGCTTGATATTGCAAAGATAGTTTCTTACGGTATTCCGGGATTTGTAGTTAATCCAATAGCAGGTTTTCTATTTTTTGTCGCAATGCTTTTAGGTACCTCTAGATTTCCTTTTGATATAACTGAGGCAGATACTGAGTTAGTTATTGGTCCTTATACAGAATATAGTGGATTTTTATTTGTCCTTACAATGGCAGGCTCTTATTTAGGTAATTTTGTTTACGCACTAGTTTTCTCGGACGTCTTCTTATCTGGTTGGTATCCTTTATCCGGATTTCCAGGTGCAGTTCTAACAGTGTTCAAAGCAGTTATAGTACTATTTTTCTCAGTATTTTTAAGGGGAGTATATGGTAGGTATAGAATAGATCAAGCTTTAAGAGGTAGCTGGAAATATTTATTTCCGCTAGCTCTAGTTTCTATATTTTTAGGAATGGTGGTGGGTTACTTATGGATAAAGTAA
- the nuoN gene encoding NADH-quinone oxidoreductase subunit NuoN — MYIDYIPIVLISVLLLFSSISVLFIDKGEKKGYSTGYFLTLSSFIVVLIVLLYFLTIGPDNYYIFSYSLYISNIGYLLSIVAVLGGLVALLGAKDHMEIWRTRSSMLSLMMLTMLGIIYMAFSNNIIVILTGWGISSAASYAITMLRKDFGSVISGMKYLVMGLISSSFMIFGFALYALGIGTLYFSFQNIQYPDLFTLGIVFVSVAFLFKIGAFPFQGWLPDVYIDADRISVSFVSSVGKMVGIVPLLKILISGDPTGVEEISVLAIFATISILSMTIGNIVAFSRKDITSIFSFSSIAQMGFVLIGFTTIFLSQTIAEAGIIIQMMAYVIAQAGLFNFANHVEKVSGTTDIRGLRGLASSDRGLAVASTILLLSLLGIPPILGFWGKLFLFESAFYIPWLIVIGVINSAISAGYYVPLIREMYREGNFTYVRSDERDSVIFASAISIAVGLIAPLLLVVI, encoded by the coding sequence ATGTATATAGATTATATACCTATAGTTTTAATATCTGTATTATTACTTTTTTCTTCAATAAGTGTACTTTTTATAGATAAAGGAGAAAAGAAAGGATATTCTACAGGATATTTCTTGACATTATCCTCATTTATAGTAGTTTTAATTGTATTGCTTTATTTTCTGACTATTGGTCCAGATAATTACTACATTTTCTCGTATTCGCTGTACATAAGTAATATAGGTTATCTATTATCTATTGTAGCCGTGTTAGGAGGACTTGTAGCGTTACTAGGTGCTAAAGATCATATGGAAATATGGAGAACAAGATCTTCAATGTTATCCTTAATGATGTTGACTATGTTAGGAATTATCTATATGGCATTCTCTAATAATATAATTGTAATTCTAACGGGTTGGGGAATATCATCTGCTGCTTCTTATGCTATAACAATGCTTAGAAAAGATTTTGGTTCAGTTATTTCAGGTATGAAATATTTAGTTATGGGATTAATCTCATCTTCTTTCATGATATTTGGATTTGCATTATATGCATTAGGAATAGGTACACTATATTTTTCATTTCAAAATATACAATATCCCGATCTATTTACATTAGGTATTGTATTTGTTTCAGTAGCTTTTCTTTTCAAGATAGGAGCTTTTCCATTCCAAGGATGGTTACCAGACGTTTATATCGATGCAGACAGAATATCCGTATCTTTTGTTTCAAGCGTAGGGAAAATGGTAGGCATAGTTCCATTGCTAAAGATATTGATATCTGGAGATCCAACGGGTGTAGAGGAAATATCTGTCTTAGCTATTTTTGCTACTATTTCAATATTAAGTATGACTATAGGAAATATAGTGGCATTCTCCAGGAAAGACATTACTTCTATTTTCTCGTTCAGTAGTATAGCACAAATGGGATTTGTACTCATAGGATTTACTACTATATTTTTAAGTCAAACTATAGCGGAGGCTGGGATAATAATACAGATGATGGCATATGTAATAGCACAAGCAGGACTTTTTAACTTTGCTAACCATGTCGAGAAAGTTTCTGGTACAACTGATATTAGAGGATTAAGGGGTTTAGCATCCTCCGATAGGGGTTTGGCCGTAGCATCTACTATACTTTTATTAAGTTTACTGGGTATACCCCCTATCTTAGGATTTTGGGGTAAGTTGTTCTTATTTGAATCTGCATTCTATATACCATGGCTTATAGTTATAGGTGTGATAAATAGCGCAATATCTGCGGGGTATTATGTTCCCTTAATACGAGAAATGTACAGAGAAGGTAATTTCACATATGTAAGAAGTGACGAAAGAGACAGTGTTATATTTGCGTCAGCTATAAGTATAGCAGTGGGTTTAATAGCCCCATTATTGTTGGTGGTCATATGA
- a CDS encoding inositol-3-phosphate synthase, translating into MIRVALVGVGNVASALVQSLEEVKHGKEIPGILDLPFSPQDIEISAAFDIDRRKVGKTLSEAIFAKPNVVPQYTKVFNDVTVLRGPTLDGNKGSLSNIIEESEELPVDVSSILREERIDVVVNLLPTGVNEATLFYAKSSLESSTAFINASPTEVVRQLGKDFESKKVPLFGDDLISQIGGTIFHTGIIEFLKNRGVKINRSYQIDIAGNTETLITLEDWRKDLKKDIKSSYISSKTNGAQVVAGTSDYVEFLGDRRVSYMVIEGEYALGETIRVDISLKTHDAPNAVQPLIDLIRLAKLTRNKGIGGPIQSICGYYFKNSYKYGSIEEVKKDLTDFIRKLF; encoded by the coding sequence ATGATAAGAGTAGCCTTAGTTGGAGTAGGTAACGTAGCTTCTGCATTAGTCCAATCATTAGAAGAGGTAAAACATGGTAAAGAAATACCTGGAATTTTAGATCTACCTTTTTCTCCACAAGATATAGAAATATCTGCAGCGTTTGATATAGATAGGAGAAAAGTAGGCAAAACTTTATCTGAGGCAATATTTGCAAAACCTAACGTAGTTCCACAATATACTAAGGTTTTTAATGATGTTACTGTTTTAAGAGGACCTACATTAGATGGAAATAAAGGCAGCCTATCTAACATAATAGAAGAATCTGAGGAACTTCCAGTAGACGTTTCTTCTATTCTTAGAGAAGAAAGAATAGATGTGGTCGTTAATCTTCTTCCTACTGGAGTTAATGAAGCTACACTATTCTACGCAAAATCGTCTTTAGAGTCTTCTACAGCTTTTATTAACGCTTCACCGACAGAAGTAGTTAGACAATTAGGTAAAGACTTTGAAAGTAAAAAAGTTCCTTTATTTGGAGATGATTTAATAAGTCAAATAGGAGGAACAATATTCCATACTGGAATTATTGAATTTTTAAAAAATAGAGGAGTGAAAATAAATAGGTCTTATCAAATAGACATAGCAGGAAATACAGAGACTTTAATAACTCTAGAAGATTGGAGAAAAGACCTTAAAAAAGATATTAAGTCCTCATACATATCCTCAAAAACTAACGGTGCCCAGGTCGTAGCAGGGACTTCTGATTATGTAGAATTTTTGGGGGATAGAAGAGTTAGTTACATGGTCATTGAAGGAGAATATGCATTAGGCGAGACTATTAGAGTAGATATTTCTCTAAAGACTCATGATGCACCAAACGCGGTTCAGCCGCTCATAGACTTAATAAGATTAGCTAAACTAACTAGAAATAAAGGAATTGGAGGTCCTATACAGTCAATATGTGGATATTATTTTAAGAACTCATATAAATACGGTAGTATAGAAGAAGTTAAAAAGGATCTTACAGATTTTATAAGAAAACTTTTTTAA
- a CDS encoding NADH-quinone oxidoreductase subunit NuoK, producing the protein MLVSYLGITLSIILVGIGIYGLTNSKNIIRILLSSEIILNASILFVFAVSSIMGRTYLPIIFSIFAIGMALTEVIVAFAAIILYFRQKGSLEVE; encoded by the coding sequence ATGTTGGTATCATATCTTGGCATAACTCTATCAATAATTCTTGTAGGGATTGGCATATATGGACTAACTAATAGTAAAAATATAATAAGAATTCTATTATCATCTGAAATTATACTCAACGCGTCCATATTGTTTGTTTTCGCGGTATCTAGTATAATGGGTAGAACATATCTACCAATAATATTTTCCATTTTCGCCATAGGTATGGCGTTAACTGAAGTAATAGTAGCGTTTGCTGCAATAATATTGTATTTTAGGCAGAAGGGATCTTTGGAGGTGGAATGA
- the nuoI gene encoding NADH-quinone oxidoreductase subunit NuoI, translating to MDKVKEYKKSNPFRLFAEHLEAVGTGIKYFVEPQRVTLKYPEEALSLPVGYRGMIRLYKDVCIGCTLCAMVCPADAMKMVTQEGKKLPTINYGRCVFCAFCVDICPVDALKETSVHDAAFTNRRDLVFMPDKFNKDFDEAPPVGKVVRKVKAVIDENRGIKYVSDS from the coding sequence ATGGATAAAGTAAAAGAATATAAAAAATCGAATCCATTTAGATTATTTGCAGAACACTTAGAAGCAGTAGGTACGGGTATAAAATATTTTGTAGAGCCTCAAAGAGTTACATTAAAGTATCCTGAAGAAGCTTTGTCGTTGCCAGTAGGATATAGGGGAATGATAAGACTCTATAAGGATGTATGTATAGGATGTACTTTATGTGCAATGGTATGTCCTGCAGATGCTATGAAGATGGTAACTCAGGAAGGTAAGAAATTGCCTACTATAAATTATGGAAGATGTGTTTTCTGTGCTTTTTGTGTAGATATATGCCCAGTTGATGCATTGAAGGAAACCAGTGTTCATGATGCTGCGTTCACTAATAGAAGAGATTTAGTATTCATGCCAGATAAATTCAATAAAGATTTTGATGAAGCTCCTCCAGTAGGGAAGGTAGTAAGGAAAGTAAAGGCTGTAATAGACGAAAATAGAGGGATTAAATATGTCTCTGACAGCTGA
- a CDS encoding NADH-quinone oxidoreductase subunit D, giving the protein MEVEIVPVQGELNVGPQHPGSGHMRLLVKLNGDIIEDVDLDVGYVHRAVEKLSENRNYIHLIPLVERPAILDSIHMNLGYIMAVEKILNVDVPERALYLRSFSAEINRIASHLYGLGILGIFLGHSTAFMWGFGDREVWVHILESLTGARVTNSYIIPGGVRRDLTPEIAEMTKKAIVYMRKKLIDWKRIFLNNPTIRARLENVGVMSKENAIKWGAVGPNLRASGVYYDVRKIEPYAAYSKLDFDIPVYKEGDGYARTMVRFDEVEQSLRILEQIIKEIPQGNILSDRFLKQIPPTRLKKWWEGQHRIVMPGYYASFRPPKGEAISRVEAGRGELVYYVVSDGSAKPYRLRMITPSYRLINVLKNLSIGSRFADLVSIYGSLDYFPPEADR; this is encoded by the coding sequence ATGGAAGTTGAAATTGTGCCTGTTCAAGGAGAATTAAACGTAGGTCCTCAACACCCAGGCTCAGGCCACATGCGCCTTTTGGTTAAATTAAACGGTGACATAATAGAGGATGTAGATTTAGATGTAGGTTATGTTCATAGAGCAGTCGAAAAACTTAGCGAAAATAGAAACTATATACATTTGATTCCTTTAGTTGAACGCCCTGCTATCTTGGATTCAATACATATGAATCTAGGATATATAATGGCAGTAGAGAAAATACTAAATGTAGACGTTCCCGAAAGAGCGCTTTATTTACGAAGTTTCTCTGCAGAAATAAATAGAATAGCAAGCCATTTGTATGGTTTAGGCATACTAGGGATATTTTTAGGTCATTCTACTGCATTCATGTGGGGATTTGGTGATAGAGAAGTTTGGGTTCATATTCTTGAGTCACTTACTGGGGCAAGAGTTACTAATTCTTATATAATACCTGGAGGAGTAAGGAGAGATCTAACGCCAGAAATAGCTGAAATGACAAAAAAAGCTATAGTTTATATGAGAAAGAAATTAATTGATTGGAAAAGAATATTTTTGAATAATCCAACAATTAGAGCCAGATTAGAGAATGTAGGTGTAATGTCAAAAGAAAACGCTATAAAATGGGGAGCTGTAGGTCCTAATTTAAGAGCTTCAGGAGTATATTACGATGTAAGAAAAATAGAACCATATGCAGCATATTCTAAATTGGATTTTGATATTCCAGTATATAAAGAAGGAGACGGATATGCTAGAACTATGGTAAGATTTGACGAAGTAGAACAGAGTCTTAGAATACTTGAACAGATAATAAAGGAAATACCACAAGGAAATATTTTAAGTGATAGATTTCTTAAACAAATTCCACCTACAAGGCTAAAGAAATGGTGGGAAGGTCAACATAGAATAGTTATGCCAGGTTATTATGCTTCATTTAGGCCTCCCAAAGGGGAAGCAATATCTAGAGTAGAAGCTGGAAGAGGGGAATTAGTATACTATGTAGTGAGTGATGGATCAGCAAAGCCTTATAGGTTAAGAATGATTACGCCATCTTATAGATTAATAAATGTATTGAAAAATTTATCTATAGGAAGCAGATTTGCAGACTTAGTCTCTATATATGGAAGTTTAGATTATTTTCCACCAGAGGCTGATAGATAA
- a CDS encoding NADH-quinone oxidoreductase subunit C, giving the protein MQRQIDNILTTIKSKFNVNVKAESDNRGYIEVDKNKLFDVANFLKEQGFDHVKSVTGIDYPDQEKIQIVYHISSYSNEELAKIILALKSFVTYKDPHITSLYPIWNSVWTGERETFEMLGVYFDGHPDLRRLFLPEDFEDVYPLRKNYKIKLEGLFVDKSS; this is encoded by the coding sequence ATGCAGCGCCAAATTGATAATATATTAACAACTATCAAATCTAAATTTAATGTTAATGTAAAAGCTGAGAGTGATAATAGAGGATATATTGAAGTCGATAAAAACAAGTTATTTGATGTAGCCAATTTCCTTAAAGAGCAAGGATTTGATCATGTTAAGTCTGTAACTGGAATAGACTATCCAGATCAAGAGAAAATACAAATAGTGTATCATATATCTTCATATTCTAATGAGGAGCTGGCGAAAATCATTTTAGCTCTAAAAAGTTTTGTAACATATAAAGATCCTCATATTACGAGTTTATATCCAATATGGAATAGCGTATGGACTGGAGAAAGAGAAACATTTGAAATGCTAGGTGTATATTTTGATGGGCATCCAGATTTAAGAAGACTGTTTTTACCTGAGGATTTTGAAGATGTATATCCATTAAGAAAGAACTATAAAATAAAATTGGAGGGGTTGTTTGTTGATAAATCAAGCTAA
- a CDS encoding proton-conducting transporter membrane subunit → MITYIVFIVSFVLASLVFLTKRKTLASIISFISIGLNSYFIAKIGLFDNFYVSNSIGYFGFTVNDLNLAFIFTILAVSLSSLVYSLHYMKDRFEEVGENWGLYFGLFSLFAISMLYVVISVNLLELYIFLEIALITSFLLIMLYGYGDRRRISLLYFIWTHIGTIILLSSIIIIGISTGSMDIYSSYGVFANYSTVSYAILVFFLAIIGMMVKSAQAGFNIWLPYAHGEAPTPISVLLSPNMVGLGVFVIILYYYLFPSFSYLAVIFIGWSLITMIYGGINAIAQKDFKRFLAYSSVSQMGYMLLGASIAYLLGLGSSVYELPLGMIASILVYVSHGFGKAILFMSAGASITEFKERNIYNLGGIYLSSPLHSTLAFFGILNILGLPPSIGLISEALLLFSAGQLVNYLGAYWIIIALAIFLGIGISSGYVTYLYKKVFAGTSTRQSIDRILEYSIPMGVLAGISIILFFVPQYFVSALNNFIPQISGNDYSIFLIVIFPILGSLLAIILPKSLNQNIRGSIVVSTIALSMILSVFNLINALSLNKIFYEPVLHYQLFGYFQFSSSLLQAILAIFVSTLSFFIALYSIGYMKEDNVLRRYWGFFGFFVTSMLAVVLSDNIILFMAGWEGTSLASYGLIGYWLDDNERNVVGDFKRYVMGLQFLSRPTTSGIRAMIFTRIGDVGLFLGLGYLLYITSYSTYRANTIIYNNGIFSYLHLISTVPLALILLIFLYLGGLSKSAQFPFTQWLVTAMTGPTPVSALIHAATMVNLGAMFTFLTYPFLVTASNPTIVEFLSIITGISLFTAIYTSLNALVSNEQKVILANSTADQISLMIFASSLGALLSIVYKNPLFLYAGIGIGIIQMIAHGLYKASLFMNAGAVIHAINSRYIGEFPNLYKNLKTVFYLQLIAALNLANIPPLIGFWAHSFISSLTGGYLSYIYIILEFIGSIYIIRYVSKTFLWGKGEKEVEHHKDSSLLISPFILVLATIILGILIPNITTFFSNYILVPRNEFYFNAIDFVASLVGVFIAFTLYTSNLDFYKYSMLRPFIDFLYYGWYIYPLLDKLGLYSFKFYNEIFEKVETRIIDTTLNVRIPQGVLKYGSLLFLRIQNGVLRSYIGYYIGGIILFLIIVLIIFGVI, encoded by the coding sequence ATGATAACATATATAGTATTTATTGTATCGTTTGTCTTAGCTTCATTAGTTTTTTTAACAAAGAGAAAAACCTTAGCATCTATAATTTCATTTATATCAATAGGTTTAAATTCCTATTTTATAGCAAAAATAGGACTTTTCGATAATTTCTATGTTAGCAATTCTATCGGATATTTTGGATTTACTGTTAATGACCTTAATTTAGCATTTATCTTTACTATATTAGCCGTATCATTATCTTCGCTAGTATATTCTTTACATTATATGAAAGATAGATTTGAAGAAGTAGGAGAAAATTGGGGACTATACTTTGGGTTATTTTCTTTATTTGCAATATCTATGCTATATGTTGTAATATCAGTAAACTTATTGGAATTATACATATTTCTCGAAATAGCTTTGATTACATCATTTTTACTTATAATGCTATATGGATATGGAGACAGAAGAAGAATAAGTTTATTATACTTTATTTGGACTCATATAGGCACTATAATATTATTATCATCTATAATAATAATTGGGATAAGTACAGGATCAATGGATATATATAGCTCTTACGGTGTTTTTGCTAATTATTCTACTGTTAGTTATGCAATTCTTGTATTCTTCCTAGCAATTATAGGTATGATGGTCAAAAGCGCGCAAGCCGGATTCAATATATGGTTACCATATGCTCATGGTGAAGCTCCTACTCCAATATCTGTATTATTAAGCCCAAATATGGTTGGTTTAGGGGTTTTTGTTATAATTCTATATTATTATCTCTTTCCTTCATTTAGCTATTTAGCCGTTATTTTCATAGGATGGTCTTTAATTACAATGATATATGGAGGAATAAACGCAATAGCTCAAAAGGATTTTAAGAGGTTTCTAGCATATTCTAGCGTTTCGCAAATGGGTTACATGTTATTAGGGGCTTCAATTGCCTATCTTTTAGGATTAGGTTCTTCCGTATACGAATTACCATTAGGTATGATAGCATCAATTTTAGTTTATGTATCTCATGGATTTGGAAAAGCTATACTGTTTATGAGTGCAGGTGCTTCTATAACAGAATTTAAAGAGAGGAATATTTACAATTTAGGCGGAATCTATTTATCCTCTCCTTTGCATTCTACATTAGCTTTTTTTGGAATTTTGAATATATTAGGATTGCCACCATCTATAGGGTTAATAAGTGAAGCTCTGTTGTTATTTTCTGCTGGGCAGTTAGTAAACTATTTAGGAGCATATTGGATAATAATTGCGCTTGCTATATTTTTGGGTATAGGCATATCTTCTGGATATGTAACTTATCTTTATAAGAAAGTATTCGCTGGAACCTCTACTAGACAGTCAATAGATAGAATATTAGAATATAGTATTCCGATGGGAGTACTAGCAGGTATTAGCATAATATTATTTTTTGTTCCACAATACTTTGTAAGTGCTTTAAATAATTTCATCCCTCAAATTTCTGGAAATGATTATAGTATTTTCCTTATAGTCATATTTCCTATCCTAGGCTCATTATTGGCAATAATACTTCCCAAATCATTAAATCAAAATATTAGAGGCTCTATTGTAGTATCGACTATAGCTCTTTCCATGATATTATCAGTTTTTAATTTAATTAATGCATTATCTTTAAATAAAATATTTTATGAGCCAGTTTTGCATTATCAGTTATTTGGATATTTTCAGTTTAGTTCTTCTTTATTACAAGCTATATTAGCGATTTTCGTTTCAACTCTTTCTTTCTTTATCGCATTATATAGTATAGGATATATGAAGGAAGATAATGTGCTAAGAAGATACTGGGGATTTTTTGGATTTTTCGTTACTTCCATGCTAGCCGTAGTTCTTTCAGATAATATTATTTTATTTATGGCAGGTTGGGAAGGTACTAGTTTAGCATCTTATGGTTTAATAGGATATTGGTTAGACGACAATGAAAGGAATGTTGTAGGAGATTTCAAAAGGTATGTAATGGGATTACAATTTCTAAGTAGGCCGACAACAAGCGGAATACGAGCTATGATATTCACTAGAATAGGAGATGTAGGTCTATTTTTAGGCTTAGGTTACTTGCTGTATATAACTTCTTATTCTACATATAGAGCAAATACCATAATCTATAATAATGGTATATTCTCATATTTACATCTCATTTCAACAGTACCTTTGGCTTTAATACTACTTATTTTCTTGTACTTAGGAGGATTATCCAAAAGTGCACAATTTCCATTTACTCAGTGGTTAGTTACTGCAATGACTGGGCCTACTCCAGTTAGTGCACTAATACATGCAGCTACCATGGTTAATCTTGGAGCAATGTTTACTTTTCTAACTTATCCATTTTTGGTAACAGCTTCAAATCCAACTATAGTTGAATTCCTATCTATAATTACTGGTATCTCCCTATTCACTGCCATATATACTAGCCTTAATGCACTTGTATCGAATGAGCAAAAAGTAATTTTAGCAAATTCTACTGCAGATCAGATTTCATTGATGATATTTGCATCGTCTTTAGGTGCCTTACTCTCCATAGTATACAAAAATCCGTTATTCCTGTATGCAGGAATAGGCATAGGAATAATTCAGATGATAGCACATGGCTTATATAAGGCATCATTATTTATGAATGCAGGAGCGGTCATTCATGCCATAAATTCAAGATATATTGGAGAATTTCCTAATTTGTATAAGAATTTAAAGACAGTATTTTATCTTCAATTAATAGCAGCTTTGAATTTAGCTAATATACCACCATTAATAGGATTCTGGGCACATTCCTTTATTTCGAGTTTAACAGGAGGATATTTATCTTATATTTATATCATATTGGAATTTATAGGTTCTATCTATATAATTAGATATGTTTCAAAAACTTTCTTGTGGGGTAAGGGAGAGAAAGAAGTCGAACATCATAAAGACTCTAGTTTATTAATTTCACCATTTATCTTAGTTCTAGCTACTATAATATTAGGAATCTTAATACCTAATATTACTACATTCTTCTCAAATTATATACTAGTTCCTAGAAACGAATTTTATTTTAATGCTATAGACTTTGTAGCATCTCTTGTTGGTGTATTTATTGCATTCACATTATATACTTCGAACCTAGATTTTTACAAATATAGTATGTTAAGGCCATTTATAGACTTCTTATATTACGGCTGGTACATATATCCTTTATTAGATAAATTAGGATTATATTCTTTCAAGTTTTATAACGAAATTTTCGAAAAAGTAGAGACACGCATTATTGATACGACATTAAATGTAAGAATACCTCAAGGCGTATTAAAATACGGTTCTTTATTATTTTTAAGGATACAAAATGGTGTATTAAGAAGTTATATTGGTTATTATATTGGTGGAATAATCCTATTTTTAATTATAGTACTAATAATATTTGGGGTGATTTAG
- a CDS encoding NADH-quinone oxidoreductase subunit J, with the protein MSLTADFQIGIFIFFSIITIAFSIFIVKSKNVFYSAISLAFLGISIAVLIADISPVAYSLYSAFHLLLYVGATVVFMSISLVMFRGIGVKEIKISWAPVIAMLVSVVIFSVVLISINNIPSKLPSPINLEQLGLDILQKYWFPAVILIIGLLTTMIEAISLARRD; encoded by the coding sequence ATGTCTCTGACAGCTGACTTTCAGATTGGAATTTTTATATTCTTCTCAATAATTACTATTGCTTTTTCCATTTTTATCGTAAAATCTAAGAATGTATTCTATTCTGCAATATCTTTGGCATTTTTAGGAATAAGTATTGCTGTACTTATAGCCGATATTTCGCCAGTAGCTTACTCCTTGTATTCTGCTTTTCATTTATTGTTATATGTGGGAGCTACAGTAGTTTTTATGTCAATCTCCTTAGTTATGTTTAGAGGCATAGGCGTAAAGGAGATAAAAATATCATGGGCTCCAGTTATCGCTATGTTAGTGTCTGTAGTAATTTTTTCAGTTGTGCTTATTTCAATTAATAATATTCCATCTAAACTTCCTTCTCCAATAAATTTAGAGCAACTTGGACTAGATATTCTGCAAAAGTACTGGTTCCCAGCAGTAATCCTTATTATAGGGCTTTTAACAACCATGATAGAGGCAATTTCTCTAGCTAGGAGGGATTAG